In the Erinaceus europaeus chromosome 18, mEriEur2.1, whole genome shotgun sequence genome, TTGTCCCTGTGTGACAATTGTATAGCAAGTCAATTTCATTTTTGTGGTTAGATATTTCTATTTCCAGTATTCATAAATAACTACATTATATTCATAGTTTACTTAACAGCTGTGCCAAGTGTACTCTACTAAATATCTTATAAATGTCTTGTTTAATTCTTACAGAGGTAGGATGGAAATACTCTCATTGTATAAACAGAGAGATTAAAGCCTACATATGTTAATTACCCTGTAAAGAGCTGACTAAGGTTTAACCTGCAACAAATACCAGAAACAGTGCTTTCAACTTTTAAGTCTTCTTATAAACTTCTGAATAAGACAATTATTTATTGATTACTTACTGGCAACATAAAGCCTTGATACCCATAGTTCTGTCATTTCAGTGTATTTAATATAAACTTTTTATAAGCAAATTGGTGTTCCTTTGTggtcattgtttttttgtttgttttatttaaataggCTATTGAAGCAGCTAAGAAACCAAAAGTAGATGGACAAGTATCAGAGACACCACTTCTTAGTTCATCTTTGGCCCAGAACTCCATTTTAGTAGATAGTGTTACTGGTGTGCCTACAAACCCAAGTTTTCAGAAACCATCTACATCAGCATTCCCTGCACCAGTACCTCTAAATTCAGGAAACATTTCTGTTCAAGAAAGCCATGCATCTGATAATTTGTCAATGCTAGCAACAGGAATGCCAAGTACCTCATACAGTTTGTCCTCACACCAAGAATGGCCTCAACATCAAGAATCAACAAGGACAGAACAGATGTATTCACAGAAACAAGAGACATCTTTGTCTGGTAGTCAGTATAATATCAGCTTCCAGCAGGGACCTTCTGTGTCACTGCATTCAGGATTACATCACAGACCTGACAAAATCTCTGATCACTCTTCTGGTAAGCAAGAATATACTCATAAAGCAGGGAGCAGTAAGCACCATGGACCAgtttctgctgctcctggagtaATTCCTCAGAAAATGTCTTTAGATAAATATAGAGAAAAGCGTAAGCTAGAAACCCTTGATCTGGATGTAAGGGATCATTACTTAGCTGCCCAGGTAGAACAGCAGCACAGACACGTGCAGTCACAGGCAGCCAGCAGCAGTTTTGTAACTTCTCCCATTAAGATGAAAATCCCCATGTCAAATACTGAAAAATCTGACAAGTATATggcagataaaaaggaaaaaagtggatcACTGAAATTACGAATTCCAATACCACCCACTGATAAAAGCACCAGCAAAGAAGAActgaaaatgaagataaaagtTTCTTCTTCAGAAAGGCACAGCTCTTCTGACGAAGGCAGTGGGAAGAGCAAACATTCAAGCCCACATATTGGCAGAGACCATAAGGAGAAACACAAGGAGCAGCCTTCAAACCGCCATCACCCGAGCATTCACAAGCATTCCCACACACACAGCGGCAGTAGCAGTGGTGGCAGTAAACATAGTGCTGACGGAATACCACCCACTGTTCTGAAGAGTCCTGTTGGCCTGAGCAGTGATGGCATTTCCTCTAGTTCCAGCTCTTCAAGGAAGAAGCTGCATATCAATGATGCATCTCACAACCATCACTCCAAAATGAGCAAAAGTTCCAAAAGTTCAGGTAGTTCATCTAGTTCTTCCTCCTCTGTTAAGCAGTATGTATCCTCTCACAACTCTGTTTTTAACCATCCCttaccccctcctccccctgtcACATACCAGGTGGGCTACGGACATCTCAGCACCCTCGTGAAACTGGACAAGAAGCCAGTGGAGACCAGTGGTCCTGATGTCAATCACGAGTACAGTACAAACAACCAGCATATGGACTACAAAGACACATTCGACATGCTGGACTCGCTGTTAAGTGCCCAAGGAATGAACATGTAATCATTTGTTTAGGTcaatttttcctttacttttttaatttaaaaattgttaGAATGGAAAATTTCCCTCCGATCTAGCAGTGGTATCACCTGCTATTGCTGCCACTGCTTCAATATTTGTAAGTGCTGCTTTATTCTTCATTCTGAAAAGAAGAGATTATAGTAAACAAGTCTTTTATCTCCACATATGATAGTGTTATAAATACTGTTAAAGCATGGAAGGTgcaaaattcaaatgtttctacaGATGCAGCTAAGAACATTAGAGTGAATGGCTGGCTGCTTTTAGGAATATAAGATGCCTCAAGCATTCATTATTTATAATTTGAAAGTTGTAGCTATTTTTTGTTGCTTGGCTTTTGAATGAGTgtaaattgttttcttttgtgtATTTATAATTGTATGTATGATTTGCATGTTTTGATGACAAAGGGATAAAGCAGTATACTGATAACTGTTTACAAGAAAGTGGAGAAAAATGTACATACATTTTTGTATGTTTAGATATTACCATAAATACTCAGGATTGGAGCTGCTTGTAAGTATAACAATATACAgaataactttattttatcttgtctGAGTCCATCACTAATTTAAAACAGAGgtggcatttttttcatgttaacCTTAAACTCTAGGCCTTACTGAAAGCCACTGAAGGTGGACACTTCACTACCAGATGTGTATGCAGTGCCACAGATGGTCATTTACACTATGAGGCACTAAACTTGCCTTCAGAATTGCTGACTAGATTGGCTGCAGAAACAGCCCCAAATGTTCTGAAGGCTTGAAGAGGAACAAATAAAGTTTACATACTCTTGATGTGAAGTGCATTTAAATGTTTGTTGGCTTGTTGCAGTGCTATATACACAGAGCTGTTAATAATGGTAATCTAGATTACTGTGATCTGAAAACTAAATTCACAAAAACTTGCATAGCGAagagttaggtttttttttttccctctttaacACTACATAttttaacaataaacaaggggTTGCTTTTCCATTAGCATACTCCTCTAAAGCGTGTTTGTGTGTGATGCCATGGTTCTTTTTCAGGTAACTGCAGTCTtccttataaaaatgaaattaaacttACTGGTGTCAGTTACTTTATAGTCTAACCATAAGGAAAAAAGCACTAATGTGCTTTGTACCTGTATTTATAGTTTATGGTTGTTAACAGGAAGCTCTGTGAGGAAAGAAAAGTCAGCCTCCAGGCAGACAGCTAGTGGAGGTTTTACATTTGTTTGCACATCTCAGTACATTCTTTTTGAGGTCAAGTTTGCATAGTCATCTGACTTGTGAACAGGGATGACTTGTTCAAAATTTGTCTTAGCACCAGTAATATGACTCTGGTTTATCACTTAATCTTGAATTTATTCTGTGGTAAATCGTTGATTATCTTTTGAGATGGGTAAAATTCAACTTCTGTTGAACTGAAAGCTTGTTTAGTTTTTCCTCTGTATATG is a window encoding:
- the CCNT2 gene encoding cyclin-T2 isoform X1 gives rise to the protein MAASRGASSRWFFTREQLENTPSRRCGVEADKELSYRQQAANLIQDMGQRLNVSQLTINTAIVYMHRFYMHHSFTKFSRNIISPTALFLAAKVEEQARKLEHVIKVAHACLHPLEPLLDTKCDAYLQQTQELVLLETIMLQTLGFEITIEHPHTDVVKCTQLVRASKDLAQTSYFMATNSLHLTTFCLQYKPTVIACVCIHLACKWSNWEIPVSTDGKHWWEYVDPTVTLELLDELTHEFLQILEKTPNKLKKIRNWRAIEAAKKPKVDGQVSETPLLSSSLAQNSILVDSVTGVPTNPSFQKPSTSAFPAPVPLNSGNISVQESHASDNLSMLATGMPSTSYSLSSHQEWPQHQESTRTEQMYSQKQETSLSGSQYNISFQQGPSVSLHSGLHHRPDKISDHSSGKQEYTHKAGSSKHHGPVSAAPGVIPQKMSLDKYREKRKLETLDLDVRDHYLAAQVEQQHRHVQSQAASSSFVTSPIKMKIPMSNTEKSDKYMADKKEKSGSLKLRIPIPPTDKSTSKEELKMKIKVSSSERHSSSDEGSGKSKHSSPHIGRDHKEKHKEQPSNRHHPSIHKHSHTHSGSSSGGSKHSADGIPPTVLKSPVGLSSDGISSSSSSSRKKLHINDASHNHHSKMSKSSKSSGSSSSSSSSVKQYVSSHNSVFNHPLPPPPPVTYQVGYGHLSTLVKLDKKPVETSGPDVNHEYSTNNQHMDYKDTFDMLDSLLSAQGMNM
- the CCNT2 gene encoding cyclin-T2 isoform X4, with translation MLLKIFSSIENDGALVIFVSTSKDLAQTSYFMATNSLHLTTFCLQYKPTVIACVCIHLACKWSNWEIPVSTDGKHWWEYVDPTVTLELLDELTHEFLQILEKTPNKLKKIRNWRAIEAAKKPKVDGQVSETPLLSSSLAQNSILVDSVTGVPTNPSFQKPSTSAFPAPVPLNSGNISVQESHASDNLSMLATGMPSTSYSLSSHQEWPQHQESTRTEQMYSQKQETSLSGSQYNISFQQGPSVSLHSGLHHRPDKISDHSSGKQEYTHKAGSSKHHGPVSAAPGVIPQKMSLDKYREKRKLETLDLDVRDHYLAAQVEQQHRHVQSQAASSSFVTSPIKMKIPMSNTEKSDKYMADKKEKSGSLKLRIPIPPTDKSTSKEELKMKIKVSSSERHSSSDEGSGKSKHSSPHIGRDHKEKHKEQPSNRHHPSIHKHSHTHSGSSSGGSKHSADGIPPTVLKSPVGLSSDGISSSSSSSRKKLHINDASHNHHSKMSKSSKSSGSSSSSSSSVKQYVSSHNSVFNHPLPPPPPVTYQVGYGHLSTLVKLDKKPVETSGPDVNHEYSTNNQHMDYKDTFDMLDSLLSAQGMNM
- the CCNT2 gene encoding cyclin-T2 isoform X3; the protein is MATNSLHLTTFCLQYKPTVIACVCIHLACKWSNWEIPVSTDGKHWWEYVDPTVTLELLDELTHEFLQILEKTPNKLKKIRNWRAIEAAKKPKVDGQVSETPLLSSSLAQNSILVDSVTGVPTNPSFQKPSTSAFPAPVPLNSGNISVQESHASDNLSMLATGMPSTSYSLSSHQEWPQHQESTRTEQMYSQKQETSLSGSQYNISFQQGPSVSLHSGLHHRPDKISDHSSGKQEYTHKAGSSKHHGPVSAAPGVIPQKMSLDKYREKRKLETLDLDVRDHYLAAQVEQQHRHVQSQAASSSFVTSPIKMKIPMSNTEKSDKYMADKKEKSGSLKLRIPIPPTDKSTSKEELKMKIKVSSSERHSSSDEGSGKSKHSSPHIGRDHKEKHKEQPSNRHHPSIHKHSHTHSGSSSGGSKHSADGIPPTVLKSPVGLSSDGISSSSSSSRKKLHINDASHNHHSKMSKSSKSSGSSSSSSSSVKQYVSSHNSVFNHPLPPPPPVTYQVGYGHLSTLVKLDKKPVETSGPDVNHEYSTNNQHMDYKDTFDMLDSLLSAQGMNM
- the CCNT2 gene encoding cyclin-T2 isoform X2; amino-acid sequence: MAASRGASSRWFFTREQLENTPSRRCGVEADKELSYRQQAANLIQDMGQRLNVSQLTINTAIVYMHRFYMHHSFTKFSRNIISPTALFLAAKVEEQARKLEHVIKVAHACLHPLEPLLDTKCDAYLQQTQELVLLETIMLQTLGFEITIEHPHTDVVKCTQLVRASKDLAQTSYFMATNSLHLTTFCLQYKPTVIACVCIHLACKWSNWEIPVSTDGKHWWEYVDPTVTLELLDELTHEFLQILEKTPNKLKKIRNWRAIEAAKKPKVDGQVSETPLLSSSLAQNSILVDSVTGVPTNPSFQKPSTSAFPAPVPLNSGNISVQESHASDNLSMLATGMPSTSYSLSSHQEWPQHQESTRTEQMYSQKQETSLSGSQYNISFQQGPSVSLHSGLHHRPDKISDHSSGKQEYTHKAGSSKHHGPVSAAPGVIPQKMSLDKYREKRKLETLDLDVRDHYLAAQVEQQHRHVQSQAASSSFVTSPIKMKIPMSNTEKSDKYMADKKEKSGSLKLRIPIPPTDKSTSKEELKMKIKVSSSERHSSSDEGSGKSKHSSPHIGRDHKEKHKEQPSNRHHPSIHKHSHTHSGSSSGGSKHSADGIPPTVLKSPVGLSSDGISSSSSSSRKKLHINDASHNHHSKMSKSSKSSGGLRTSQHPRETGQEASGDQWS